The region ACCGGATCGCCCGACCAGTCGCCCCAGCCGACGAGCCGCTTCACGAGCCCCTCGATAAACCATTCCGCCATCGATTCGCCCGGATGCTGGCGCGCGATGATCCACACTTTCTTCTTCGCGGCGCCCGCTTCGTCGGGTGTGCCGAGCACGACGAGCGACATCGGCCGCCCTTCGACCGTGCGCCCCAGCTCGACGACACTCGCCTGCGGCATCTGCTGCACCGCGCCGAGAAATTCGGAATGGCGCTCTTCGCTGTACGGCTCGAAATACGCGTAATGGATGCTGTCGAATTCGGGCGTATGGTCGATCGTCAGCATCTGCCCGTCGTACGACGTCGGCACGCGGAACCAGTTGACCCGGTCGTAGCTCGCGACCGCGCGATAGTCGCGCCAGCCGGCCGGATACGCGCAGTCGTTCGCGTTCTCGAATGTCATCACGCAACGCTCGCCGCGCGCGCCCGTCAGCCGGAAGTAGAACCACTGCGCGAATTCGGAGCGATTGTCGCCGCGCACGCGCAGCCGGATCGCGTCCGCGCGCTCGCACGATACGACGTCGATCGCGCCCGCATCGAAATTGCTCGTAATCGAGAGAGTCATTGCATCTCCTGGTTGCGGCGGCCGCGCCGGGCCGCCGAATACGCCGATAGCCGCCTATTCAAGCGCCCGCCCGGCGGCGGAACACATAGGTGTCGTCGTTCGACGCGGATGCGTCGAACGCGTAGCCTTCCGAGGCGAAATCCTTCAGCGCGTCGGGCGAGTCGATCCGCCCTTCGACGACATAGCGCGCCATCAGTCCGCGCGCGCGCTTCGCATGAAAGCTGATGATCTTGTAGCGGCCGTCCTTCCAATCCTCGAACACCGGCGTGACGACGCGCGCGTCGAGCAGCTTCGGCTTCACCGACTTGAAATACTCGGCCGACGCGCAATTGACGAGCACGCGCGAGGCCCCGACGCGCGTCTTCAGCTCGGCGTTCAGCGCATGCGTGATCCGCTCGCCCCAAAACGCGTACAGATCCTTGCCGCGCGCGTTCGAAAAACGCGTGCCCATCTCGAGCCGGTACGGCTGCAGCAGGTCGAGCGGCCGCAGCAGCCCGTAGAGCCCCGAGAGCACGCGAACATGCCGCTGCGCGTAGTCGAGATCATCGGGCGACAGCGAGCGTGCGTCGAGGCCCTCGTAGACGTCGCCGTTGAATGCGAGCACCGCCTGCTTCGCGTTCGCCGGCGTCGACGCGCGCGACCAGTCGGCGTAGCGCTGGAAATTCAGGCGCGCGAGCGGGTCGGAGATGCTCATCAGCGTGGCGATCTGCTGCGGCGACAGCCGGCGCAGCTCGTCGATCAGCGCGGCCGCGTCATCGGCGAACTGGGGCTGCGTGTGGTGGGAAACGTGAGGCGGAGTTTCGTAGTCGAGCGATTTCGCCGGGGAGAGAACGATTATCATAGAGGCTCGCCGGCACGCCGTGCCGCGCAATCAGACGAAAACCACCGATTGTAACGAATGCCCAGCTCCGACGCTCCCCGCGCCGGTCGCCGCGTGGTGCTCGATTCGAACGTCTGGATCGATATCCTCGTGTTCGACGACCCCGCCGCCCGCCCGATCCGCGATGCCCTCGAGACGGGCGCCATCACGGCGCTCATCGATGTCCGCTGCCTGATCGAGCTCGAACGCGTGCTCGACTACCCGCAGTTCAAGGCGCGCGCGGTCGACAAGGCCGCCGCGCTCGCCACGGTCGCGCGCCTG is a window of Burkholderia mallei ATCC 23344 DNA encoding:
- a CDS encoding M14 family metallopeptidase; its protein translation is MTLSITSNFDAGAIDVVSCERADAIRLRVRGDNRSEFAQWFYFRLTGARGERCVMTFENANDCAYPAGWRDYRAVASYDRVNWFRVPTSYDGQMLTIDHTPEFDSIHYAYFEPYSEERHSEFLGAVQQMPQASVVELGRTVEGRPMSLVVLGTPDEAGAAKKKVWIIARQHPGESMAEWFIEGLVKRLVGWGDWSGDPVARKLYDHATFYIVPNMNPDGSVHGNLRTNAAGANLNREWMEPDAERSPEVLVVRDAIHAIGCDLFFDIHGDEDLPYVFAAGSEMLPGFTEQQRVEQSAFIDSFKRASPDFQDEHGYPPGKYREDAFKLASKYIGHRFGCLSLTLEMPFKDNANLPDEHIGWNGARSASLGAAMLGAILEHVRAFA
- the yaaA gene encoding peroxide stress protein YaaA, encoding MIIVLSPAKSLDYETPPHVSHHTQPQFADDAAALIDELRRLSPQQIATLMSISDPLARLNFQRYADWSRASTPANAKQAVLAFNGDVYEGLDARSLSPDDLDYAQRHVRVLSGLYGLLRPLDLLQPYRLEMGTRFSNARGKDLYAFWGERITHALNAELKTRVGASRVLVNCASAEYFKSVKPKLLDARVVTPVFEDWKDGRYKIISFHAKRARGLMARYVVEGRIDSPDALKDFASEGYAFDASASNDDTYVFRRRAGA